One genomic region from Bacillus sp. SLBN-46 encodes:
- a CDS encoding YncE family protein: MKKYLTLLFTSILMLSLFLAGCGNTTNNKKEERNKKTEKMETQSSNNEDHFLFTANEGGSISKISLKKQKILANFKFDGAVHNIQVSPDGKVVGAVIVPKMMHGQDESMEMKGKAIFFDPHTDKIIKEVEVGNHPAHIVFTEDGKYVLVTNNEDNTVSVIDAKNFSIVQTIPTGSGPHGFRISKDSQFAYVANMGENTVSVLNLQSFKEERKIKVGETPVTTGITSDGKTLVVTINKENALAIIDLTSGKIDKVNVGNGPAQVYIQSDNQFAYVANQGTEDLPSHSVTKVDLNTKQEVATIETENGSHGVVTSPDNKYTYITNMFANTVSVIDNSQNKVIRTIKVGETPNGISIMP; the protein is encoded by the coding sequence ATGAAAAAATATTTAACTTTATTGTTTACCAGTATTTTAATGCTGTCATTATTTCTTGCAGGTTGTGGTAATACAACGAATAACAAAAAGGAAGAAAGAAATAAAAAAACGGAGAAAATGGAGACACAATCCTCCAATAACGAGGATCATTTCTTATTTACTGCAAATGAGGGCGGAAGCATTTCTAAAATTAGTCTTAAGAAGCAAAAGATACTTGCAAACTTTAAGTTTGATGGAGCAGTTCATAATATTCAAGTTTCACCTGATGGAAAAGTGGTTGGAGCAGTCATTGTTCCGAAAATGATGCATGGTCAAGACGAATCCATGGAAATGAAAGGAAAGGCAATATTTTTTGATCCACATACTGATAAGATCATTAAAGAAGTGGAAGTAGGTAACCACCCTGCCCATATTGTTTTTACTGAGGACGGAAAGTATGTATTAGTTACAAATAACGAAGATAACACCGTTTCCGTTATCGATGCAAAGAATTTTTCTATTGTACAAACCATTCCAACTGGAAGTGGGCCGCATGGTTTTAGAATATCAAAGGATAGTCAGTTTGCTTATGTGGCAAATATGGGGGAAAACACAGTCAGCGTTCTAAATCTACAAAGCTTTAAAGAAGAAAGAAAAATAAAGGTTGGGGAAACACCTGTTACGACCGGAATTACCTCTGACGGAAAAACCTTAGTTGTAACAATTAACAAAGAGAACGCCTTGGCTATTATTGATTTAACTTCAGGAAAAATCGATAAAGTGAATGTTGGAAATGGTCCCGCACAAGTTTATATTCAGTCTGATAATCAGTTTGCCTATGTTGCAAATCAAGGTACAGAAGACTTACCCTCCCATTCCGTAACAAAAGTGGATTTAAATACAAAGCAGGAAGTAGCAACTATTGAGACAGAAAATGGTTCTCACGGTGTAGTAACAAGTCCAGATAATAAATATACCTATATTACAAATATGTTTGCCAATACGGTAAGTGTCATCGATAATTCACAAAATAAAGTAATTAGAACTATAAAAGTTGGGGAAACTCCGAATGGGATTAGTATCATGCCATAA
- the copZ gene encoding copper chaperone CopZ: protein MEKVTLNVKGMSCGHCVKSVEGSVGELEGVHDVKVDLKAATVNVEFNPQEVSLDKIKETIDDQGYDVK from the coding sequence ATGGAAAAAGTAACCTTAAATGTTAAAGGGATGTCTTGTGGGCATTGTGTAAAATCAGTAGAGGGTAGTGTGGGTGAACTGGAAGGAGTTCACGATGTAAAAGTTGATTTAAAAGCTGCTACCGTTAATGTTGAGTTTAATCCACAAGAGGTTTCATTAGATAAAATAAAAGAAACAATTGATGATCAAGGATACGATGTAAAATAA
- a CDS encoding YdhK family protein encodes MKKHLILLCTAAVIGLSGCGNDTTDKNQSNSTKETKQTEMNHESTGHSSMEHSSSAEVPTGLKEAENPTFKVGSQAIINADHMEGMKGAEATIVGAYDTTAYVVSYKPTTGGEMVKNHKWVIQEEIKNGGKETLKPGTEVTIEADHMKGMMGATGSIDSAEKTTVYMIDYTPTTGGEMVKNHKWVTESELTAKYNHT; translated from the coding sequence ATGAAAAAGCATTTGATTCTTCTTTGTACTGCTGCAGTTATTGGATTAAGTGGGTGCGGTAACGATACCACTGACAAGAATCAGTCCAACAGTACAAAAGAAACCAAACAAACAGAAATGAATCATGAATCAACAGGTCATAGTTCTATGGAACACTCCAGTTCAGCTGAAGTTCCAACAGGTCTAAAAGAAGCAGAAAACCCGACCTTTAAAGTTGGAAGCCAAGCAATTATCAATGCTGATCATATGGAAGGTATGAAGGGTGCCGAAGCAACCATTGTTGGTGCTTATGATACCACTGCCTATGTTGTTTCTTATAAACCGACAACAGGTGGCGAAATGGTTAAAAATCATAAGTGGGTCATTCAAGAGGAAATTAAAAATGGCGGTAAGGAAACATTAAAGCCTGGTACGGAGGTTACCATTGAAGCAGATCATATGAAAGGCATGATGGGTGCGACTGGATCAATTGATTCGGCAGAAAAGACTACTGTGTATATGATTGATTATACTCCGACTACAGGGGGAGAAATGGTAAAGAATCATAAATGGGTGACAGAAAGTGAACTTACGGCTAAATATAATCATACGTAA
- a CDS encoding heavy metal translocating P-type ATPase produces the protein MKETNLQISGMTCAACAIRIEKGLNKLEGIETASVNLALERSNVKFDPEKVKIEDIEKKIRDLGYDVVNEKAEYEITGMTCAACSARIEKGLNKLDGVVKANVNLALEKATVEYNSAVLSSADIIKKVESLGYGAHIKEDVKDKSDYRQKEIQKQTGKFIFSAILSFPLLWAMVGHFSFTSFIWFPKMFMNPWVQFALATPVQFVIGKQFYVGAYKALKNKSANMDVLVALGTSAAYFYSLYLSLVSIGSNAHSVELYYETSSILITLIILGKLFEAKAKGRSSEAIKKLMGLQAKTATIERAGVEQEVPIEEVIVGDILHIKPGEKIPVDGRIVEGISAVDESMLTGESVPVDKKIGDEVIGATINKNGFLKVETTKVGRDTALAQIIKVVEEAQGSKAPIQRLADQISGVFVPIVVGLAVLAFIVWYVWVTPGDFAEALEKLIAVLVIACPCALGLATPTSIMAGSGRAAEYGILFKGGEHLEMTHKISTVVLDKTGTVTNGTPVLTDIFTGPPQSEVEFLALVGSAEKQSEHPLAQAIVQGIKDKGISLKEVSEFEAIPGFGIRAVVDGKELLVGTRKLMDRYNVTVEEALVQMDKLEKVGKTAMLAAIDGQYAGMIAVADTIKETSKTAISRLKEMGIEVIMITGDNQQTAKAIAAQAGIDNVIAEVLPEGKADEIKKLQAQGKKVAMVGDGINDAPALAIADIGMAIGTGTDVAMEAADITLIRGDLNSIADAIFMSKKTIRNIKQNLFWALAYNTLGIPIAALGLLAPWLAGAAMAFSSVSVVLNALRLQKVKL, from the coding sequence ATGAAAGAAACAAATTTGCAAATATCTGGAATGACCTGTGCTGCATGCGCAATTCGAATTGAAAAAGGTCTTAACAAACTAGAAGGCATAGAAACCGCTAGTGTGAATCTGGCATTAGAGAGATCCAATGTTAAATTTGATCCGGAAAAAGTAAAGATAGAGGATATTGAAAAAAAGATTAGGGATTTAGGGTATGATGTTGTCAATGAAAAAGCTGAATATGAAATCACTGGTATGACCTGTGCGGCTTGTTCGGCTCGGATAGAGAAAGGGCTAAATAAGCTCGATGGTGTAGTAAAAGCCAATGTGAATTTAGCATTAGAAAAAGCAACAGTAGAGTACAATAGTGCTGTCCTCTCGTCTGCTGATATCATAAAAAAAGTGGAAAGCCTTGGCTATGGTGCTCATATAAAGGAAGATGTAAAAGATAAAAGTGATTATCGTCAAAAGGAAATTCAGAAACAAACCGGTAAATTTATTTTTTCTGCGATTCTATCATTTCCACTATTATGGGCAATGGTTGGGCACTTTTCATTCACCTCCTTCATTTGGTTTCCAAAAATGTTTATGAATCCATGGGTACAATTTGCTTTGGCGACTCCGGTTCAATTTGTTATTGGAAAACAGTTCTATGTCGGAGCGTATAAAGCGTTGAAAAATAAAAGTGCCAATATGGACGTACTTGTTGCTCTTGGTACATCAGCGGCTTATTTCTATAGTTTATACTTATCACTAGTTTCTATTGGAAGTAATGCACATTCAGTTGAACTTTACTATGAGACCAGTTCCATTTTAATTACACTAATTATTCTAGGAAAGCTATTTGAGGCGAAAGCAAAAGGACGCTCATCTGAAGCCATTAAGAAATTAATGGGGCTTCAAGCAAAAACAGCGACCATTGAAAGAGCCGGAGTTGAGCAAGAGGTCCCCATTGAAGAAGTAATTGTTGGTGATATCCTTCATATTAAACCAGGAGAAAAAATTCCAGTAGACGGAAGGATTGTTGAGGGTATTTCTGCTGTTGATGAATCCATGCTGACGGGTGAAAGTGTCCCTGTTGATAAAAAAATAGGGGATGAAGTAATTGGGGCAACCATCAATAAAAATGGATTTTTAAAGGTGGAAACAACTAAAGTAGGAAGGGATACTGCATTAGCCCAAATTATAAAAGTGGTGGAAGAAGCACAGGGCTCAAAGGCGCCAATTCAACGCCTTGCAGACCAGATTTCAGGTGTGTTTGTTCCTATTGTTGTAGGTCTTGCAGTATTGGCTTTTATTGTTTGGTATGTTTGGGTTACCCCTGGGGATTTTGCAGAAGCGTTGGAGAAATTAATCGCAGTCCTTGTTATCGCATGTCCATGTGCCTTGGGCTTGGCAACGCCAACTTCCATCATGGCTGGGTCAGGACGAGCTGCCGAATATGGAATTCTCTTCAAAGGCGGCGAGCATTTGGAAATGACTCATAAGATATCAACAGTTGTATTAGATAAAACAGGCACTGTTACTAACGGAACACCTGTTTTAACTGATATATTTACAGGCCCACCTCAATCAGAGGTAGAATTCTTAGCCTTAGTGGGATCTGCTGAAAAACAATCAGAGCATCCACTAGCACAAGCGATCGTTCAAGGAATTAAAGATAAAGGAATATCATTGAAGGAAGTTTCTGAATTTGAAGCCATCCCTGGCTTCGGTATAAGAGCAGTGGTTGACGGCAAAGAGTTATTGGTTGGAACAAGAAAGCTGATGGACAGATATAATGTAACTGTTGAAGAAGCACTTGTTCAAATGGATAAATTAGAAAAGGTTGGAAAGACAGCCATGCTTGCTGCGATAGATGGTCAATATGCAGGCATGATTGCAGTAGCTGACACTATTAAAGAAACATCTAAAACGGCTATCAGCCGCCTTAAAGAAATGGGAATTGAAGTCATTATGATTACGGGAGATAATCAGCAGACAGCAAAAGCCATTGCTGCTCAAGCTGGGATTGATAACGTCATAGCTGAAGTGCTTCCTGAGGGGAAGGCAGATGAGATTAAGAAATTACAGGCACAGGGTAAGAAGGTAGCCATGGTTGGAGATGGAATCAATGACGCACCCGCTCTTGCCATTGCGGATATTGGAATGGCAATCGGAACTGGTACTGACGTTGCAATGGAAGCAGCTGATATCACTCTAATTCGCGGGGATCTAAATAGTATTGCAGATGCGATTTTTATGAGTAAGAAGACGATCCGTAATATAAAGCAGAACCTTTTCTGGGCCCTTGCTTATAATACACTTGGTATTCCTATCGCTGCTCTTGGACTCCTTGCTCCGTGGCTTGCTGGTGCTGCAATGGCATTCAGTTCCGTTTCCGTTGTTCTCAATGCCCTACGTTTACAAAAAGTAAAGTTATAA
- a CDS encoding cation diffusion facilitator family transporter gives MGHHHHHHGHSHGHSHGHSHTSNKKALLSSFILIAAFMVVEVIGGLLTNSLALLSDAGHMLSDAAALGLSFFAIKLGEKQGSQEKTYGYKRFEIIAAALNGITLVVISLYIFYEAIHRFFDPPEVQSTGMLMISVLGLLVNIVAAWILMKGDKDENLNVRSAFLHVLGDMLGSVGAIVAALLIMFFGWGIADPITSVIVAVLILISGYRVAKDSFHILMEGAPEQIDMNQVKTALGKIPLVKEVHDLHIWTITSGYPVLSCHMTICDDGVHDEILAQSQKILHDDFHIEHSTIQVERECIGCPSPHGTCN, from the coding sequence ATGGGGCATCATCACCATCATCATGGACATTCACACGGCCATTCGCATGGTCATTCACATACAAGTAACAAGAAAGCACTATTGAGTTCTTTCATACTAATAGCAGCTTTTATGGTTGTTGAAGTCATTGGCGGTTTGTTAACAAATAGCTTGGCACTATTGTCTGATGCAGGCCATATGCTTAGCGATGCAGCAGCATTAGGATTAAGCTTTTTCGCCATCAAACTTGGCGAGAAACAGGGGTCTCAGGAAAAAACCTATGGTTACAAGCGCTTTGAAATTATCGCTGCGGCATTAAATGGAATCACGCTAGTTGTTATTTCTCTTTATATCTTTTATGAGGCTATTCATCGCTTTTTCGATCCGCCAGAGGTGCAAAGCACGGGTATGTTAATGATTTCTGTACTAGGCTTACTGGTTAACATAGTTGCTGCTTGGATCTTAATGAAAGGCGATAAAGATGAGAATCTGAATGTGAGGAGTGCCTTTTTACATGTACTAGGAGATATGCTAGGGTCAGTTGGAGCCATTGTTGCCGCACTTCTTATCATGTTTTTCGGCTGGGGAATTGCCGATCCGATTACCAGTGTGATTGTGGCTGTTTTGATCCTAATAAGTGGATATAGGGTAGCAAAGGATTCCTTCCATATTTTGATGGAAGGTGCCCCAGAACAAATCGATATGAACCAAGTAAAAACAGCACTTGGTAAAATTCCACTGGTGAAGGAAGTCCATGATTTGCATATTTGGACAATTACTTCAGGCTACCCAGTTTTAAGCTGCCATATGACGATCTGTGATGACGGTGTCCATGACGAGATCTTGGCCCAATCACAAAAAATCCTTCATGACGATTTCCACATTGAGCATAGTACCATTCAGGTTGAAAGAGAATGCATTGGCTGTCCCAGCCCACATGGGACTTGTAATTAA
- a CDS encoding FTR1 family protein, whose translation MGKNLLHKIVILLLIVGFSIQNPALAAGNAKEDIMKAEESVNEAIGYAAEGNLSEAEKAYEQFNKTWREIEEGIKAESATAYRDIESNMGKVVYAFTIKKQDQVLEALQGLKAVNEKVANGGYPKEAGFKKEDITLEEFILLLQNTKKEIKNENRTQAVSSIQKASDSWLSVEGIVVAQSAKVYSDSERDLVTIQAMLTANPPNYEKATQTIDNMVNYLTPLASKSEYTYWDAAMILIREGLEALLVVIALMSFVKKSGLTKGKGWIWSGVAAGLGVSLILALIVKFVISSGAFGNNNALIGGWTGVFAAVMLLYMSYWLHSQSNIADWNRYIREKSQTAVTTGRLVSLGILAFLAVFREGTETVLFYIGMASQIKLQSLLIGFLIGAAILGVLAYLLIIVGLKLPLRPFFMVSSVIVFYLCIKFTGMGIHSLQLAGLIPTTNSQSIPSIDFFALYPTWESTIPQVILVLGAVFILLFKRLKTKNVMTAAENN comes from the coding sequence ATGGGCAAGAACTTATTACATAAAATAGTTATCCTTTTACTAATTGTCGGATTTTCTATACAGAATCCTGCATTAGCTGCTGGAAATGCCAAAGAAGATATCATGAAAGCAGAAGAATCGGTAAATGAAGCAATTGGCTATGCTGCCGAAGGAAACCTTTCAGAGGCAGAGAAAGCCTATGAACAATTTAATAAAACCTGGAGAGAAATTGAAGAAGGTATTAAAGCTGAATCAGCAACTGCCTATCGAGATATTGAATCAAATATGGGCAAGGTTGTTTATGCCTTTACTATAAAAAAACAGGATCAAGTACTAGAGGCTTTACAGGGCCTAAAAGCTGTTAATGAAAAAGTAGCTAATGGCGGCTATCCAAAAGAGGCGGGCTTTAAGAAAGAAGATATAACACTAGAAGAATTTATTCTTTTACTTCAAAATACAAAAAAAGAAATCAAAAACGAGAATCGAACTCAAGCCGTTTCCAGTATTCAAAAAGCCAGCGATAGTTGGTTAAGCGTGGAAGGAATTGTGGTTGCACAATCTGCAAAAGTATACAGTGACTCGGAAAGAGATTTAGTTACGATCCAAGCAATGCTTACCGCTAATCCACCAAACTATGAGAAAGCAACTCAAACCATCGATAACATGGTAAATTACCTTACTCCTTTAGCGAGTAAATCTGAATACACGTATTGGGATGCGGCAATGATTCTCATTCGCGAAGGCTTAGAAGCTTTACTTGTAGTTATTGCTCTGATGTCTTTTGTGAAAAAATCAGGTCTGACAAAAGGGAAAGGTTGGATTTGGTCTGGAGTAGCAGCTGGTTTAGGTGTTAGTTTAATCCTTGCCCTGATTGTTAAGTTTGTTATCTCATCTGGTGCATTTGGAAATAACAACGCGCTGATAGGCGGATGGACAGGGGTATTTGCTGCAGTCATGTTATTGTACATGAGTTACTGGCTTCATAGTCAATCCAATATCGCTGATTGGAATCGCTATATTCGTGAAAAAAGTCAGACAGCAGTTACCACAGGCCGGCTTGTATCATTAGGTATTCTTGCCTTTCTGGCGGTATTTCGTGAAGGAACGGAAACAGTATTATTTTATATAGGGATGGCGAGTCAAATTAAGCTCCAATCTCTTTTAATTGGTTTTTTAATAGGTGCTGCCATACTTGGGGTATTAGCCTATTTACTAATTATTGTTGGTCTTAAATTACCACTTCGTCCATTCTTTATGGTATCAAGTGTCATCGTTTTTTATCTATGTATTAAATTTACTGGAATGGGTATTCATAGCCTGCAATTGGCGGGATTAATCCCAACCACAAATTCACAAAGTATCCCAAGTATAGATTTCTTTGCTTTATATCCAACATGGGAAAGCACGATCCCACAGGTCATTCTTGTCCTCGGTGCAGTTTTCATTCTTCTATTTAAAAGATTGAAAACTAAAAATGTAATGACAGCAGCAGAAAATAATTAA
- a CDS encoding multicopper oxidase domain-containing protein: protein MKNRTGIIITLFIVFIGAVLLFFRQTGMGPGQMLNNSSKNTQNKVALLRETPLPIPPLLKDENPDPQKAEFQIIAQKGTTEFIKGKKAETLGYNGNYFGPVIRVRRGEEVSIKVKNNLDEQTTVHWHGLEVNGDQDGGPHDGIKPGTIWNPTFTINQPASTLWYHPHLLHKTGEQVYKGLAGLFYIDDDISDNLDIPKEYGVNDVPLVIQDKTFDSNGSFSYNLGMHDVMMGLQGDTILVNGAISPYLQVPSGQMRLRLLNGLNARSYQIHLSNNQAFVQIASDGGFLTEPVEMTNIILGPGERAEIIIDFSKFEKGDTVSLMDQETKFMRFSIGSKSNKTVNLPSKFTDIQRIDPSSAIKTRKFSFQGMGPNVNINGKQMDMDRIDEVLTLHTTEIWEVTNDTGGMMGGMPHPFHAHGTQFQILDRDGNPPPANETGWKDTFLVYPGEKVRAIATFNHTGTFMYHCHILEHEDAGMMGQFQVK from the coding sequence TTGAAAAATAGAACTGGGATCATCATAACCTTATTTATTGTTTTCATCGGAGCTGTTTTGTTATTTTTCAGACAAACTGGAATGGGCCCAGGTCAAATGTTGAACAATTCTTCTAAAAACACTCAAAACAAAGTAGCTTTACTCCGAGAGACTCCCTTACCCATACCGCCTTTATTGAAGGATGAAAATCCTGATCCCCAAAAAGCAGAGTTTCAAATAATTGCACAAAAGGGGACAACGGAATTCATTAAGGGAAAAAAAGCTGAAACATTAGGATACAATGGAAATTATTTTGGACCTGTTATTAGAGTGCGAAGAGGAGAAGAAGTATCTATAAAGGTAAAAAACAACCTCGATGAACAAACGACAGTTCATTGGCACGGCCTTGAAGTAAATGGCGATCAAGATGGCGGGCCACATGACGGGATTAAACCTGGAACCATATGGAACCCCACATTCACCATTAACCAGCCAGCTTCTACATTATGGTATCACCCACATCTTCTCCATAAAACTGGAGAGCAAGTATACAAAGGCCTTGCTGGTTTATTTTATATTGATGATGATATTTCAGACAATCTCGATATTCCTAAAGAATACGGTGTGAATGATGTTCCATTAGTTATTCAAGATAAGACATTTGATTCAAATGGTTCATTCAGTTATAACCTTGGAATGCATGATGTCATGATGGGTCTCCAAGGAGATACGATACTTGTAAATGGGGCAATATCTCCCTATTTACAGGTTCCAAGCGGTCAAATGAGGCTTCGGTTATTGAATGGTTTAAATGCTCGGTCGTATCAAATCCATCTAAGCAACAATCAAGCATTTGTTCAAATTGCAAGTGACGGTGGTTTCTTGACAGAGCCAGTGGAAATGACCAATATTATTCTTGGTCCTGGTGAAAGGGCAGAAATTATTATAGATTTCTCTAAATTTGAAAAAGGTGACACAGTATCCTTAATGGATCAAGAAACCAAATTTATGCGTTTTAGTATAGGAAGTAAATCGAATAAAACAGTTAATTTGCCTTCTAAGTTTACCGACATTCAAAGAATCGATCCATCCAGTGCGATTAAAACAAGAAAGTTTTCCTTTCAAGGAATGGGGCCAAATGTCAACATTAATGGGAAACAGATGGATATGGACCGCATTGACGAAGTCCTAACTCTTCATACTACAGAAATTTGGGAAGTAACCAATGACACAGGTGGGATGATGGGTGGCATGCCCCATCCATTTCACGCTCACGGTACTCAATTTCAAATACTGGATCGGGACGGAAATCCACCACCTGCTAATGAAACCGGTTGGAAAGACACCTTTCTCGTCTATCCTGGTGAAAAGGTAAGAGCCATAGCCACATTTAATCACACAGGAACTTTCATGTACCATTGTCATATCCTTGAACATGAAGATGCTGGAATGATGGGGCAATTCCAAGTGAAATGA
- a CDS encoding response regulator transcription factor, producing MKKILIVDDEFEMRLLLKLYLQQESYLVEDAEDGRQAYEKILKDDYDLIILDVMMPLMDGWETLKQIRTISEVPVIMLTAKGSVQDKVTGLTIGADDYLVKPFEEAELMARVKALLRRAQHNDLSEEILKYKGLILNVSARELTYQGGGINLTQTEFDLLKVLVEHKGKAFSREQLVELIWGMEFMGEDRTVDSHIKNLREKLKAAGIDRSLIKTVWGIGYKVE from the coding sequence ATGAAAAAAATATTAATTGTTGATGATGAGTTTGAAATGAGACTATTGTTAAAGCTTTATTTACAACAAGAAAGCTATCTTGTAGAGGATGCAGAGGATGGTAGGCAAGCATACGAGAAAATTCTAAAAGACGATTATGATTTAATTATCCTCGATGTAATGATGCCGCTAATGGACGGTTGGGAAACGCTCAAACAAATTAGGACGATATCTGAAGTTCCGGTGATTATGCTAACTGCAAAGGGATCTGTTCAAGATAAAGTAACGGGTTTAACCATAGGGGCTGATGATTATTTAGTTAAACCATTTGAGGAAGCTGAATTAATGGCTAGGGTTAAGGCGTTATTACGTAGAGCTCAACACAATGATTTAAGTGAGGAAATCCTAAAATATAAAGGACTAATCTTGAATGTATCTGCTCGTGAATTAACCTATCAAGGAGGCGGCATTAATTTAACCCAAACAGAATTTGATCTATTAAAGGTTCTAGTAGAACATAAGGGGAAGGCTTTTTCTAGAGAACAGCTTGTAGAGTTAATTTGGGGAATGGAATTTATGGGAGAGGATCGGACCGTTGACTCCCATATTAAAAATTTGAGAGAAAAATTAAAGGCAGCTGGGAT
- a CDS encoding class I SAM-dependent methyltransferase produces the protein MNNRWNKWVYRWWSPVYDHFFNKGPFLKARQELFNDVYFHEGDKVLFVGVGTGADLEQIPIDRLDITAIDYSEEMLAQAKKKFPTTSIFFQQMDAQQLTLPDGAFDYVVASLILSVVPDSHKSFEEMVRVTRSKGQMIIFDKFSSKSSLLKKLIRPVIKALGTDIGLSFEKIYEKHSGEKLTLLENRAVLFGGMYRKIKIRKN, from the coding sequence ATGAATAACAGGTGGAATAAGTGGGTATATCGATGGTGGTCGCCGGTTTATGATCATTTTTTTAATAAAGGGCCGTTTCTAAAAGCTCGGCAGGAACTATTCAATGACGTTTACTTTCATGAAGGTGATAAGGTTTTGTTTGTTGGGGTCGGTACGGGTGCTGATCTTGAGCAAATTCCCATTGACCGGCTGGATATCACAGCGATTGACTATTCTGAAGAGATGCTTGCCCAGGCGAAAAAGAAATTCCCAACTACTTCTATATTCTTTCAGCAGATGGATGCCCAACAATTAACCCTTCCGGACGGAGCTTTCGATTATGTAGTGGCCAGCTTAATCCTATCTGTTGTTCCCGACAGTCACAAGTCCTTTGAAGAAATGGTCCGAGTGACACGGTCAAAGGGCCAAATGATTATTTTTGATAAATTCTCTTCTAAGTCTTCTTTATTAAAGAAACTAATTAGGCCGGTCATTAAGGCTTTAGGTACGGATATCGGTCTCTCCTTTGAAAAGATCTATGAAAAACATAGTGGCGAGAAGCTAACCCTCTTAGAAAATCGCGCTGTGTTGTTCGGTGGAATGTATCGAAAAATAAAGATTAGAAAAAACTAA
- a CDS encoding HAMP domain-containing sensor histidine kinase, producing MRKKIKFNSISFKLGLLFSGVFIILLLILGTILYGVFTNLFVDYIKQDLLARGNNHAEILEDRLDETTISHVVAMENSVVTNVVIVDSNGKVIGSSVTPDIDMKQHLLSERSNKPRYVEVDWKEHKYIITVSPVGNGRAFVYMYYPSYILRDIVYVMNMLIIVASLGMILLALGFIGLLSRRIVKPLLTMKEATNNMALGKYKQVIPVKGSDEISELGNSIQILGEQLQYYEESRNEFLAAVSHELRTPLTYIKGYSDILSKGIIKDRHEQAEYLKIINKETNRISFLVNDLLEMSKLQVGKFELEKECVYINPSIEKVISSLKPAASNKGLNLNKNLQIETDKVNIDIQRMEQVFYNLIENAIKYTLKGDVTVRSYSKKGFTIIEIEDTGIGIPEEDLPKIWDQFYRVDQSRTRKTGGTGLGLYVVKNIIESHDGQIRVNSKENEGSTFTIFLKHNKWEKEK from the coding sequence GTGAGAAAGAAAATTAAGTTTAATAGTATATCTTTCAAGTTAGGTCTGTTATTTAGTGGAGTATTTATCATTTTACTGCTCATTTTAGGCACTATTTTATATGGAGTTTTTACAAATCTGTTTGTTGACTATATCAAACAAGATTTGTTAGCAAGAGGAAATAATCATGCTGAAATCCTCGAAGATCGATTAGATGAAACAACAATAAGTCACGTAGTTGCAATGGAGAATAGTGTAGTAACGAATGTGGTAATTGTTGATTCTAATGGAAAAGTGATAGGTTCATCTGTAACTCCTGATATAGACATGAAACAGCACCTTCTTTCAGAAAGAAGTAACAAGCCAAGGTATGTAGAAGTGGATTGGAAAGAACACAAATATATTATAACCGTCTCACCTGTTGGGAATGGTAGAGCTTTTGTTTATATGTACTATCCGTCCTATATTCTACGAGATATTGTCTATGTGATGAATATGTTAATTATAGTAGCAAGTCTCGGGATGATTTTATTGGCTTTAGGATTTATTGGGCTCCTCTCGCGAAGAATTGTAAAACCCCTTCTTACGATGAAAGAGGCAACCAATAATATGGCATTAGGAAAATACAAACAAGTCATACCAGTGAAAGGGAGCGATGAAATCTCCGAGTTGGGAAACTCCATACAAATTTTAGGAGAACAGCTTCAATATTATGAAGAAAGTAGGAATGAGTTTTTAGCAGCTGTTTCGCACGAACTTCGAACCCCTTTAACATATATTAAGGGATACAGTGATATCTTATCTAAAGGAATAATAAAGGATCGTCATGAACAAGCCGAGTACTTAAAAATTATTAATAAAGAAACCAATAGGATCTCTTTTTTGGTTAATGATTTATTGGAGATGAGTAAGCTACAGGTCGGTAAATTTGAATTAGAAAAAGAATGCGTATATATCAATCCTAGTATTGAGAAAGTTATTTCAAGTCTTAAACCTGCAGCTAGTAATAAAGGGTTAAACTTAAATAAAAATCTTCAAATAGAAACTGATAAAGTCAATATTGATATCCAAAGAATGGAACAGGTTTTTTATAATCTTATAGAAAATGCAATAAAATACACACTCAAGGGAGACGTTACTGTTCGTTCTTATTCTAAAAAGGGCTTTACCATAATTGAAATAGAGGATACTGGCATAGGGATTCCTGAGGAGGATTTACCGAAAATCTGGGATCAATTTTACCGAGTGGACCAGTCTAGAACAAGAAAAACAGGTGGGACAGGGCTGGGTTTATATGTAGTGAAAAATATTATCGAATCACATGATGGTCAAATCAGAGTTAACAGCAAAGAAAATGAAGGGTCAACTTTTACCATATTTTTAAAACATAATAAATGGGAGAAAGAAAAATGA